One part of the Mariniblastus fucicola genome encodes these proteins:
- a CDS encoding DUF1549 and DUF1553 domain-containing protein translates to MMLKITFVFLLSFMTQEAAKEQPAPDQPAKVEAAASETAAAAPEQKTDPKPAPAPKPVPPPTPAAEANPTPAPEPTLPPAPAPEPKPEPTSKLNVYPAQITLGSALDRQSIVIQRTLSDGITQDLSDSSTIRIEGPAAKFENGFVLPVADGDAKLIVENEMQLVEIPIKVTGAANVPPVSFQNDVMPVFSKTGCNAGSCHGAARGKDGFNLSLYGFDPKGDHHRLTREMLGRRINLAVPDDCLLTNKATGAVAHSGGSLMSRDSEYYQTITRWLNAGATEDVGKVPTVDKIELYPPAAVLNGPETNQKLAVVATYSDGSTRDVTNLAYFSTNNDNSAKVSQSGVVTAANRGEAFVMARFDTHTVGSDVIVLPKDVQFTWPDSIQPHNYIDERIHDKLRKLRIIPSEVCSDAEFIRRTSLDICGIVPTSEQVQTFVADSDPEKRSKYIDQLLERKEFAEIWLMKWSELLQVRSVNNQVSYKSTLLYFDWLKERISNNVPVDQMVRELLGSTGGTFSNPATNYYEIERDKLKTAENVAQVFMGTRIQCAQCHNHPFDRWTMDDYYSFAAFFAKVNRKQAEDPRERIIFNGGGETKHPVTGKTMQPKFLGGAVPDTKNKDRRVVLAEWLASAENPWFSRNLSNIVWAHFLGRGIVNEVDDVRVSNPAVNPQLLDEMAAKFVDYKFDFKKLVRDICNSRTYQLSTKQNETNASDETNFSRSSLRRIRAEILLDVISQITETRDKFRGLPLGARAVQIADGNTSNYFLNTFGRAKRETVCSCEVIMEPNLSQALHLINGSTVQNKIKQGGVVKKLIDAKKSDDEVLTELYLRCVSRKPTEAELTALKATVAENANRQQALEDVFWALLNSREFVFNH, encoded by the coding sequence ATGATGTTGAAAATCACATTTGTATTTTTGCTTTCGTTCATGACGCAGGAAGCTGCGAAAGAACAACCTGCGCCTGATCAGCCTGCAAAGGTTGAGGCTGCCGCGAGCGAAACGGCTGCGGCTGCGCCTGAGCAAAAAACTGATCCCAAGCCAGCTCCTGCGCCCAAGCCCGTTCCTCCGCCGACGCCAGCTGCTGAAGCAAATCCAACGCCCGCGCCGGAGCCAACTCTTCCGCCAGCTCCAGCCCCCGAGCCAAAACCAGAACCGACGTCCAAGCTCAACGTTTACCCGGCGCAGATCACGTTAGGGTCAGCGCTGGATCGGCAGTCCATCGTCATCCAGCGAACGCTTTCCGACGGAATCACCCAGGACCTTTCGGATTCGAGCACGATTCGCATTGAAGGTCCTGCCGCGAAATTCGAAAACGGCTTCGTGCTTCCGGTCGCCGACGGGGACGCGAAACTGATCGTCGAAAACGAGATGCAGCTGGTCGAGATTCCGATCAAAGTCACCGGTGCGGCCAATGTTCCACCCGTCAGCTTTCAAAACGACGTCATGCCGGTGTTCTCCAAAACGGGTTGCAACGCAGGTAGCTGTCACGGTGCTGCTCGTGGAAAAGACGGCTTCAACCTTTCGCTTTACGGCTTCGATCCCAAAGGCGATCACCATCGTTTGACGCGTGAAATGCTGGGGCGGCGGATCAATCTCGCCGTACCAGACGACTGCCTGTTGACCAACAAAGCCACCGGCGCGGTCGCGCATTCGGGCGGCTCGTTGATGTCTCGCGATTCGGAATACTATCAAACGATCACCCGCTGGCTGAACGCGGGAGCCACTGAAGACGTCGGCAAAGTTCCGACCGTCGACAAAATTGAACTCTACCCTCCGGCTGCTGTTCTCAACGGGCCCGAGACGAATCAAAAACTGGCCGTCGTCGCGACCTACTCCGACGGCTCAACGCGTGACGTCACGAACCTTGCTTACTTTTCCACCAACAACGACAACTCGGCGAAAGTTTCGCAGTCTGGGGTCGTCACAGCAGCCAACCGCGGCGAAGCATTTGTGATGGCTCGTTTTGATACGCACACCGTCGGCAGCGACGTGATCGTTTTGCCAAAAGACGTTCAGTTCACGTGGCCGGATTCAATTCAGCCGCACAACTATATCGACGAGCGAATCCACGACAAGCTTCGCAAGCTTCGGATCATTCCGTCGGAAGTATGTTCCGACGCAGAGTTCATTCGTCGCACGTCGCTGGATATTTGCGGCATCGTGCCGACGAGCGAACAGGTCCAGACTTTCGTCGCCGATTCCGATCCGGAAAAGCGTTCGAAGTACATCGATCAGTTGCTGGAGCGGAAAGAGTTTGCCGAAATCTGGCTGATGAAATGGTCGGAGTTGCTGCAAGTCCGTTCGGTGAACAACCAGGTTAGCTATAAAAGCACGCTGCTGTATTTCGATTGGCTGAAAGAGCGAATCTCCAACAACGTGCCCGTCGATCAGATGGTCCGTGAATTACTGGGATCAACCGGCGGAACGTTTAGCAATCCGGCGACGAACTATTACGAGATCGAACGCGACAAACTGAAAACGGCCGAAAACGTGGCTCAGGTTTTCATGGGCACGCGAATCCAGTGTGCTCAATGCCACAACCATCCTTTCGATCGCTGGACGATGGACGACTACTATTCGTTCGCCGCTTTCTTTGCCAAAGTCAATCGCAAACAAGCCGAAGATCCTCGCGAGCGAATCATCTTCAACGGCGGCGGCGAAACGAAGCATCCGGTCACCGGGAAGACGATGCAGCCAAAGTTCCTCGGTGGCGCAGTGCCGGATACAAAAAACAAGGATCGCCGAGTCGTGTTGGCTGAGTGGTTGGCGTCGGCGGAGAACCCGTGGTTTTCTCGTAACCTTTCGAACATCGTGTGGGCTCACTTTCTCGGGCGCGGCATCGTGAACGAAGTCGACGACGTTCGCGTTTCAAATCCCGCTGTGAATCCACAGTTGCTTGACGAGATGGCGGCGAAGTTCGTGGACTACAAGTTTGACTTCAAGAAACTCGTTCGAGACATCTGCAACTCGAGAACCTACCAGCTTTCGACCAAGCAAAATGAAACCAACGCCAGCGATGAAACCAACTTTTCCCGATCGTCGTTGCGACGGATTCGAGCCGAGATTTTGCTGGACGTGATTTCGCAGATTACGGAAACTCGCGACAAATTTCGAGGATTGCCATTGGGTGCTCGGGCCGTGCAAATTGCCGACGGAAACACGTCGAACTACTTCCTGAATACGTTCGGGCGGGCAAAAAGGGAGACGGTTTGCAGTTGCGAGGTCATTATGGAACCTAACCTTTCACAGGCTCTGCACTTGATCAACGGTTCGACCGTTCAGAACAAGATCAAGCAAGGCGGCGTTGTGAAGAAGTTGATCGATGCGAAAAAGTCGGACGACGAGGTTCTTACGGAGTTGTATTTGCGATGCGTTTCGCGAAAGCCAACGGAGGCTGAGTTGACGGCGTTGAAAGCGACGGTTGCCGAAAATGCGAATCGTCAGCAAGCCCTGGAAGACGTCTTTTGGGCGTTGTTGAATTCGCGTGAGTTTGTATTTAATCATTGA
- a CDS encoding WD40 domain-containing protein: MTTQYENSTAKGKQWTFGSHPRPPFGSRQRLSSLACVSCLCALLATTLHAQEKPAAKVTFDDHAKPVLMQRCSTCHNGERKEGDLDVTNFTNLMIGGGSGEVIEPGSADDSYLFNLVTHEDSPEMPPGGDKIPDPQIEILRKWIDGGALENSGSVAKKRKPKTDYSAVSAGDKRPEVEPVPSRLPLVPQLVAPRPSTVHSLATNPWSPYIAMSSPQQVLIYRTNDLGLRGVIPFPEGQPESIRFSRNGSLLLIGGGKPGANGKVLVWDAVKGRRVAVVGDELDSVLASDINPSQTLIALGGPKKIVRVYGIDGELVYELNKHTEWITALQFSPDGKFLVTGDRNGGVHAWEADTGNEVLTLGGHKKAITAIDWRIDGKLVVTASEDGTVRVWDGANGKQIKSWTGCSAGVTSASFTRDGLVVTGGRDRLVRVWDQNGKQLHQYEAMPDQVTSVAYCSETNRVIAGDWTGKINVWEKANPKPIGTLNCNPPTIESRIAAVTRQLQSAEAALKPLNEQAATLDSQIAAMKADNDAEVASRTATDMALKSVMEKLANADQLLKTTVGQQEAWKKELTGKEKAAPQLDASIASAKSALASLGDDAEIKDTIAKLEARKATLAQRIGVLKTQVQQVATKQETAKAQIATLSVERDNSQKQLVSLNASIAAREMEIGKANDQRVKLQAALDKAKADVEQPKGALAFWNGELQFAKVLADLESTLITAEADENAKLDEVDAAKEKLAAAQAVVHQAEQKRAESAKQIDSIEQQIETLKAN, from the coding sequence ATGACGACACAATACGAAAATTCGACTGCGAAAGGTAAGCAATGGACTTTCGGTTCGCATCCGCGTCCTCCTTTCGGTTCGCGTCAGCGATTAAGCTCATTGGCTTGCGTTTCGTGCTTGTGCGCTCTACTTGCAACGACGCTGCACGCTCAGGAAAAACCGGCCGCGAAGGTCACGTTTGACGATCACGCCAAACCGGTCTTGATGCAGCGCTGTTCTACTTGTCACAACGGCGAACGGAAAGAAGGCGACCTCGACGTCACCAACTTTACGAATCTGATGATCGGCGGCGGTAGCGGAGAAGTCATTGAACCCGGATCGGCCGACGACAGCTATCTTTTCAATCTGGTCACTCACGAAGATTCGCCAGAGATGCCGCCAGGAGGCGACAAAATCCCCGATCCGCAAATTGAAATTTTGCGAAAATGGATCGACGGTGGAGCACTGGAGAACTCCGGCAGCGTAGCCAAGAAGCGCAAACCGAAAACGGACTATAGCGCTGTTTCTGCAGGCGACAAACGCCCGGAAGTCGAACCCGTTCCGTCACGATTGCCGCTTGTTCCGCAACTGGTTGCTCCACGACCGTCGACCGTTCATTCGCTGGCGACCAACCCGTGGTCTCCCTACATTGCGATGTCCAGCCCTCAACAAGTGTTGATCTATCGCACGAATGATCTTGGACTGCGAGGCGTGATTCCGTTTCCCGAAGGCCAGCCCGAATCGATACGCTTTAGTCGCAACGGCAGTCTGCTGTTGATTGGCGGCGGCAAGCCTGGTGCCAACGGCAAGGTTCTGGTTTGGGACGCGGTCAAAGGCCGTCGCGTGGCCGTCGTCGGTGATGAGCTGGATTCCGTTTTGGCATCTGACATCAATCCCTCACAGACGCTGATCGCACTCGGCGGGCCGAAGAAAATCGTTCGAGTCTACGGCATCGATGGCGAACTGGTCTATGAACTCAACAAACACACCGAATGGATCACGGCCTTGCAATTTTCTCCCGACGGAAAATTTCTGGTTACCGGCGATCGCAACGGCGGCGTGCATGCCTGGGAAGCCGATACCGGCAACGAAGTTCTTACGCTTGGCGGACACAAAAAAGCAATCACGGCGATCGATTGGCGAATCGACGGGAAACTGGTTGTTACCGCCAGCGAGGACGGAACCGTTCGCGTTTGGGATGGAGCCAATGGCAAGCAAATCAAATCGTGGACCGGTTGTAGCGCCGGCGTGACGTCGGCCAGCTTCACTCGTGATGGACTGGTGGTCACGGGAGGCCGTGATCGCCTTGTTCGAGTTTGGGATCAGAACGGAAAACAGCTGCATCAATACGAGGCAATGCCAGATCAGGTTACCAGCGTCGCCTACTGCAGCGAAACGAATCGCGTGATTGCTGGCGACTGGACCGGGAAAATTAACGTCTGGGAAAAAGCCAACCCGAAACCGATTGGAACACTCAACTGCAATCCTCCCACGATCGAATCTCGCATCGCAGCCGTCACCAGGCAGCTACAAAGTGCCGAAGCGGCATTGAAGCCGTTGAACGAACAGGCGGCTACACTTGATTCGCAGATCGCGGCGATGAAGGCGGACAACGATGCCGAAGTCGCGTCGCGAACTGCCACCGACATGGCTCTGAAATCCGTGATGGAAAAACTCGCCAACGCGGATCAGCTTTTGAAAACAACCGTTGGTCAGCAGGAAGCCTGGAAGAAAGAGCTGACCGGCAAAGAGAAAGCGGCGCCGCAGCTTGACGCGTCGATCGCAAGTGCCAAATCGGCTCTGGCGTCGCTCGGCGATGATGCCGAGATAAAAGACACGATCGCGAAGCTGGAGGCTCGTAAGGCGACGCTGGCTCAGCGAATCGGTGTGTTGAAAACTCAAGTTCAGCAGGTCGCCACGAAGCAGGAAACGGCGAAAGCCCAGATCGCGACACTGTCGGTGGAGCGGGACAATTCGCAGAAGCAATTGGTGTCGCTCAACGCAAGTATCGCCGCGCGGGAAATGGAAATAGGTAAGGCCAACGATCAGCGAGTCAAACTGCAGGCCGCATTGGACAAAGCGAAAGCCGATGTAGAGCAGCCCAAGGGAGCGTTGGCTTTCTGGAATGGCGAGCTCCAGTTCGCAAAAGTATTGGCTGATCTGGAATCGACGCTGATTACTGCCGAAGCCGATGAGAACGCCAAGCTGGACGAGGTGGACGCTGCGAAAGAGAAGCTTGCGGCGGCTCAGGCGGTCGTGCATCAGGCCGAACAAAAACGTGCCGAGTCAGCGAAACAGATCGATTCGATCGAACAGCAGATAGAGACGCTGAAGGCGAATTAG
- a CDS encoding Ldh family oxidoreductase: MPENFYVVSESDHNELVSAAYVHRGYSKDEGDAAAKFASYASHHGIRTHNALKALHLDELFGSKSHGCVPNATIEKRESKFAASQVWNANKKLGQATAYEAIETAIELADKYGIGQVSVDNAFHYLWGGGYVMDAAKRGYIAYTNCTAALAEVVPFMGSFPTLGTNPHSWGFPTVDAIGFPLVIDWATSVVAMGRVQQLKREGKPLPPDAAVDVDGNVTTDAYKVNALTTFGRHKGYGLSLINELMAAYIGGSLPTLRSRWADDSKEKHTCAFYFQVIHPDAISNGEFALGRSQAENVKAVLDDVAGHGNDKVIFPGQIEAASAARSVEHGGLLFSKAEVDEFNELAQECGCDPWALENLKSVEV; encoded by the coding sequence ATGCCAGAAAACTTCTACGTCGTCTCCGAATCTGACCACAACGAACTCGTTTCCGCCGCCTACGTTCATCGTGGCTATAGCAAGGACGAAGGCGATGCCGCCGCGAAGTTTGCTTCGTACGCAAGCCATCACGGGATCCGCACCCACAACGCGCTCAAGGCGTTGCACCTGGACGAACTGTTCGGATCGAAGTCTCATGGCTGCGTCCCCAACGCGACGATCGAAAAGCGTGAATCGAAGTTCGCGGCGTCTCAAGTCTGGAACGCAAATAAAAAGCTCGGACAGGCAACTGCCTACGAAGCCATCGAAACGGCAATCGAACTGGCCGACAAGTACGGCATCGGTCAGGTCTCGGTCGACAACGCATTTCACTACCTGTGGGGCGGTGGCTATGTGATGGATGCTGCCAAGCGAGGCTACATTGCGTACACCAACTGCACAGCCGCCCTCGCGGAAGTCGTCCCTTTCATGGGTAGCTTTCCGACGCTCGGTACCAATCCGCATTCGTGGGGTTTTCCGACCGTGGACGCGATTGGATTCCCACTGGTGATCGACTGGGCGACGTCTGTTGTAGCCATGGGACGGGTTCAACAACTCAAACGCGAAGGCAAGCCACTGCCTCCCGATGCTGCCGTTGATGTCGATGGCAACGTGACGACGGATGCCTACAAAGTCAACGCGTTGACAACCTTTGGACGCCACAAAGGCTATGGCCTTTCGTTGATCAACGAATTGATGGCGGCGTACATTGGCGGCTCGTTGCCGACGCTGCGATCGCGTTGGGCAGATGATTCAAAGGAGAAACACACCTGTGCGTTTTACTTCCAGGTGATTCATCCGGATGCCATCAGCAACGGCGAGTTTGCCCTTGGCCGATCTCAAGCTGAAAACGTGAAAGCGGTCCTCGACGATGTCGCGGGGCACGGCAACGATAAAGTCATCTTCCCAGGTCAGATCGAAGCGGCTTCGGCAGCCCGCAGCGTTGAGCATGGCGGATTGTTGTTCTCGAAGGCGGAAGTCGATGAGTTCAACGAGCTTGCTCAGGAATGCGGATGCGATCCGTGGGCGCTTGAGAACCTCAAGTCGGTCGAAGTCTAG
- a CDS encoding helix-turn-helix domain-containing protein, whose protein sequence is MQKKYIVRLSEAERQAAEEIVKRLKGTSQKVRRAQILLQSDADGPNWTDVQIAEAYRCRRQTVENVRQRFVERGFEECLNRKRRDTPPTPKLLDGKQEATIVAMRLGSPPKGYANWSLRLLARKVVELGVAESISHETARKTIKKTA, encoded by the coding sequence ATGCAGAAGAAGTATATCGTCCGATTGTCAGAAGCCGAACGTCAAGCGGCAGAGGAAATAGTCAAACGTCTCAAGGGCACGAGTCAGAAAGTTCGCCGGGCCCAAATCCTTCTCCAGTCGGATGCTGATGGTCCGAACTGGACTGACGTTCAGATCGCCGAGGCGTATCGTTGTCGCCGGCAAACAGTTGAGAATGTTCGTCAGCGATTCGTCGAACGAGGTTTTGAAGAGTGTCTCAATCGCAAGAGACGTGATACACCACCGACTCCGAAGCTTCTCGATGGAAAGCAAGAAGCCACAATCGTTGCGATGCGTCTGGGCTCACCACCCAAAGGCTACGCCAACTGGTCGTTGCGACTGCTTGCGCGTAAGGTGGTGGAACTCGGCGTGGCTGAATCGATCAGCCATGAAACGGCTCGCAAGACGATTAAAAAAACGGCATGA
- a CDS encoding IS630 family transposase: MTNKRKIEYWVIPPEADAEFVANMEEVLETYEKPYDPGHPVVCMDEQPVQLIKETRQPVAATRNHPKRVDYEYERAGTASIFMFNEPLGGWRQATARGQRTKTDWAQEVATLLDTRYADCDQITLVCDNLNTHTKGAFYEVYPPEEARAYVRRINFVYTPKHGSWLNVAENELSSLTRQCLKNRRIPSLKILKTEIKAWYKDVNETQRGVDWQMKIDDARCKLKSVYPKIKL, from the coding sequence ATGACCAACAAACGAAAGATCGAATACTGGGTGATTCCCCCGGAAGCCGATGCTGAGTTTGTGGCCAACATGGAGGAAGTGCTCGAGACCTATGAAAAACCGTATGATCCCGGGCATCCGGTGGTCTGCATGGATGAGCAGCCCGTTCAGCTGATCAAGGAAACGCGTCAGCCAGTTGCCGCAACTCGAAACCACCCCAAGCGAGTTGACTACGAATATGAGCGTGCCGGGACGGCCAGCATCTTTATGTTTAATGAACCCCTTGGTGGATGGCGACAAGCAACCGCCCGCGGCCAACGTACCAAAACGGACTGGGCCCAAGAGGTCGCGACCCTGCTGGACACACGCTACGCAGACTGCGATCAAATTACATTGGTTTGCGACAATCTCAACACCCACACCAAGGGTGCGTTCTACGAAGTCTATCCACCTGAAGAGGCCCGTGCTTACGTTCGGAGAATCAACTTCGTCTACACCCCCAAGCATGGAAGTTGGTTAAATGTCGCAGAAAATGAACTCAGTTCATTGACGCGTCAGTGCTTGAAGAACAGACGGATACCAAGCTTGAAAATCCTCAAAACCGAAATCAAAGCGTGGTACAAAGATGTCAACGAGACACAGCGGGGAGTCGATTGGCAAATGAAAATCGACGATGCACGATGCAAACTAAAAAGCGTCTATCCCAAAATTAAGCTTTGA
- a CDS encoding DegT/DnrJ/EryC1/StrS family aminotransferase — protein MGIPTSIKFEDHVKSNQITSVPLLDVGRGNDPLKQEFMDAFAGILETGRFIGGPHCQQLEQSVAEICDAQFGMGCASGSDALLLALMAIGIEPGDEVICPSFTFFATASAIDRLGGVPVFADIEPGTFNIDPAHVESLVTDKTKAIIPVHLFGQCADMDAIMEIASRHNLRVIEDCAQSIGATWNDQPCGAIGDIGCFSFYPTKNLGGFGDGGMLSTNDAELADRVRLLANHGMRPRYYHSEVGINSRLDSIQAAMLGVKIRHLDSISRGRQQNAANYDRLFAESGLSHAVSTPVCDDRSGHVWNQYTVRIEGSLTRDEVRQQLADKNIGSEIYYPVPLHQQECFEKLGYQTGDLPETEKAAACVLSLPIFPELNLAEQGYVVKSLLSILLEREPVIRRAA, from the coding sequence ATGGGTATCCCCACGTCAATTAAATTTGAAGATCACGTCAAATCAAACCAGATCACTTCTGTTCCACTATTGGATGTCGGACGCGGAAATGATCCTCTCAAGCAGGAATTCATGGACGCTTTCGCCGGCATCCTGGAGACCGGCCGTTTCATCGGCGGACCGCACTGCCAACAACTCGAGCAATCCGTTGCCGAGATCTGCGATGCCCAATTCGGAATGGGGTGTGCATCGGGAAGTGATGCTCTGCTGCTCGCACTGATGGCAATCGGGATCGAACCTGGCGATGAAGTCATTTGCCCGTCGTTCACTTTCTTTGCAACCGCCAGTGCCATCGACCGACTTGGCGGCGTTCCGGTTTTCGCAGACATCGAACCGGGAACATTCAATATCGATCCGGCTCACGTTGAATCGTTGGTGACCGACAAAACAAAAGCCATTATTCCGGTTCACCTGTTCGGACAATGTGCCGACATGGATGCGATCATGGAAATCGCTTCGCGTCACAACCTTCGCGTGATCGAAGACTGTGCCCAGTCGATCGGCGCGACCTGGAACGATCAGCCTTGCGGTGCGATCGGAGACATCGGTTGCTTCAGCTTTTACCCAACCAAAAACCTTGGCGGATTCGGCGATGGAGGCATGCTTTCGACAAACGACGCGGAGCTGGCAGATCGCGTTCGATTGCTGGCCAACCACGGCATGCGACCACGCTACTATCACTCTGAAGTCGGCATCAACAGTCGGCTGGATTCGATTCAGGCCGCCATGTTGGGAGTGAAAATCAGGCACCTGGATTCCATTTCCCGGGGACGTCAGCAGAACGCCGCGAACTACGATCGACTATTCGCCGAATCGGGGTTGAGCCATGCGGTTTCTACTCCGGTTTGCGACGATCGCAGCGGGCATGTCTGGAACCAGTACACGGTGCGAATCGAAGGCAGTTTGACACGCGACGAAGTCCGACAACAACTTGCTGACAAAAACATTGGTTCGGAGATCTACTATCCGGTTCCGCTCCATCAGCAGGAGTGCTTTGAGAAGCTTGGCTATCAAACCGGCGACCTTCCAGAAACGGAAAAGGCCGCGGCTTGCGTGTTGAGTTTGCCGATTTTCCCTGAGCTCAATTTGGCTGAGCAGGGCTATGTGGTGAAATCGCTGCTTAGCATCTTGCTCGAACGCGAGCCGGTCATTCGCCGTGCTGCTTAA